One Lacipirellulaceae bacterium DNA window includes the following coding sequences:
- the xerC gene encoding tyrosine recombinase XerC translates to MRKKIAQFLNHLKLERNSSPHTIKGYREDLESFAEYFAEEDGSTPEPERIQAVELRGFLSALHDAGYAKTSIARKLASLRSFYRFGQREGWADSNPARALRNPRKGRKLPHFLSTDEIGKLLDAPLADQKLGLRDRAILETLYSAGLRVSELVGLCDGDLDFSQGILRVRGKGRKERLAPLGSYATRALQKWMQARELSTKEPSGRDAPVFVNRFGTRLTTRSVGRMLEKYLQETGLDSRTSPHTLRHSFATHLLDRGADIRSVQELLGHKSLVTTQIYTHVSTANLREAYEKAHPRAS, encoded by the coding sequence ATGCGAAAGAAGATCGCTCAGTTCTTGAATCATCTCAAGCTGGAGCGGAACTCCTCACCGCACACGATCAAAGGTTATCGCGAAGACCTTGAGTCGTTCGCAGAATACTTCGCCGAGGAAGATGGCAGCACGCCTGAACCGGAGAGAATTCAAGCGGTCGAGCTGCGCGGGTTTCTCTCTGCCCTGCATGACGCCGGCTATGCGAAAACTTCGATCGCTCGCAAACTAGCCTCGCTGCGTAGTTTCTATCGTTTCGGACAGCGTGAAGGTTGGGCAGACAGTAATCCAGCTCGTGCCCTCCGCAATCCTCGCAAGGGACGCAAGCTGCCGCATTTTCTTTCGACAGACGAAATCGGCAAGCTACTGGATGCACCACTAGCGGACCAAAAACTGGGCTTGAGAGACCGGGCGATCCTGGAGACGCTCTACTCAGCGGGACTGCGTGTCAGCGAGCTCGTCGGCCTTTGCGACGGTGATCTCGACTTCTCGCAAGGGATCCTGCGTGTCCGCGGTAAGGGACGCAAAGAGCGACTTGCGCCGCTAGGCTCCTACGCAACTCGCGCCTTACAGAAGTGGATGCAGGCTCGAGAGCTTTCGACTAAAGAACCCTCGGGACGTGACGCCCCAGTGTTCGTGAATCGTTTCGGCACTCGACTCACGACCCGTAGCGTGGGCCGGATGTTAGAAAAGTATCTCCAAGAAACGGGCCTCGACAGCCGGACCAGCCCGCACACACTGCGGCACAGCTTCGCGACGCATCTGCTTGATCGAGGAGCCGATATCCGCAGTGTGCAGGAATTGCTGGGCCATAAGAGTCTTGTCACCACGCAGATCTACACACACGTCAGCACGGCAAATCTGCGTGAGGCGTATGAGAAGGCGCATCCTCGGGCATCGTAG
- a CDS encoding Lpg1974 family pore-forming outer membrane protein: MSCYFDWLSKLPFRLIPRAAVALVASMILLQPAYAQKQRFPARSGSHFAERDFAEVAAEFNPELRAETSPPSEEDLNDLRQVDAKQSADYGQRPSYLLEDDASRALYNEEVDSAVDDFVEQVAYCDEPSCGCDDPACGCPEASCGCESSYGCEASCGCDDGYCDVGSCKLDCGSCIEDPCCSLGGCEASCGGSTFQVGVEYVLLKPRFSQNNALTVMTSNGASVETFTERSFDYDLEFSPRVWLGMSLSDHWGWRVTWWEFDESPAVESASPANGFGRVSHPHFGDFDPVADDIDISTNVPSDVFTAASGLDVYTIDLEALKRSRLNAWNLEVGYGIRYASSEQNYLAELRNSVNTLRGRIDFCQYLEGFGPTVSLAASRPLFGKVRLMGSARGSLLFGDGESVMVAGEDLDLSTPFTTTRTTLRDDLLSIGEARVGLQWLGDVHDNGLQWMFSTAMEGQIWGNAGSASSEDADLGFFGFNVGGGVMW, encoded by the coding sequence GTGAGTTGCTACTTCGATTGGCTCTCGAAACTGCCTTTTAGACTTATCCCGCGTGCTGCTGTCGCGCTGGTGGCTTCGATGATTCTGCTTCAGCCAGCGTACGCGCAGAAGCAGCGATTTCCTGCACGCTCGGGCAGTCATTTCGCAGAGCGCGACTTTGCCGAAGTTGCGGCAGAGTTCAATCCTGAGTTGCGTGCAGAAACGTCGCCGCCTAGCGAAGAGGATCTCAACGACCTTCGCCAAGTCGATGCCAAGCAGTCTGCCGACTACGGTCAGCGACCAAGCTATCTGCTTGAAGACGATGCCTCCCGAGCTTTGTACAACGAGGAGGTTGATAGCGCCGTCGATGACTTCGTCGAGCAGGTGGCTTACTGCGATGAGCCCTCGTGCGGTTGCGATGACCCAGCATGTGGTTGCCCCGAGGCTAGCTGCGGATGCGAGTCGAGTTACGGATGTGAAGCGAGCTGCGGCTGCGATGATGGCTATTGCGACGTTGGTTCTTGCAAGTTGGACTGCGGTTCGTGTATTGAAGATCCTTGTTGCTCGCTTGGCGGGTGCGAAGCTTCATGTGGCGGCAGCACTTTTCAGGTTGGAGTCGAGTACGTTCTCTTAAAACCGCGTTTCAGCCAGAACAATGCGCTGACAGTGATGACGAGCAATGGCGCAAGCGTTGAGACGTTCACCGAGCGAAGCTTCGACTATGACCTGGAGTTCTCCCCCCGGGTATGGCTGGGTATGAGCCTCAGCGACCACTGGGGATGGCGAGTGACTTGGTGGGAATTTGATGAAAGCCCCGCCGTCGAATCTGCCTCTCCCGCGAACGGATTTGGCCGGGTTTCCCATCCTCACTTCGGCGACTTTGACCCAGTCGCAGACGACATCGACATTTCGACGAACGTCCCTTCGGATGTCTTCACGGCTGCCAGCGGACTGGATGTCTACACGATTGATTTGGAAGCCCTCAAGCGAAGCCGTTTGAATGCTTGGAATCTCGAAGTGGGCTACGGCATCCGCTACGCATCGAGCGAACAGAACTACCTTGCTGAGTTACGCAACAGCGTGAACACGCTGCGCGGCAGAATCGACTTTTGTCAGTACCTGGAAGGATTTGGCCCAACGGTCTCGTTGGCAGCGAGTCGTCCTCTCTTCGGTAAAGTTCGCCTGATGGGCTCGGCACGAGGCTCGCTCCTGTTTGGCGACGGAGAGTCCGTGATGGTAGCCGGTGAAGATCTCGACCTATCGACACCGTTCACCACGACACGGACAACCTTGCGTGACGACCTTCTATCCATTGGCGAGGCCCGGGTCGGTCTACAATGGCTGGGCGACGTTCACGATAATGGCCTGCAGTGGATGTTCTCCACAGCAATGGAAGGCCAAATCTGGGGCAATGCGGGGAGCGCCTCCAGCGAGGACGCCGATCTCGGTTTCTTCGGTTTCAATGTCGGTGGCGGCGTCATGTGGTAG
- a CDS encoding sigma-54 dependent transcriptional regulator, with the protein MLNGSLLVVDDDRQVLESMTDWLRSEGLAVDAARGCVEAVELLSKNDYDLALIDVRLQDGNGFDLLEQIRRSKPSTNVILMTGYGDADSAVEAVRAGALDYLTKPLIDDELLMALERAFNQRQVMEENTQLRKELDKHFSMGNIVGRDPRMQRVFEVIESVADTKATVLVTGESGTGKSMIARAIHRRSDRAGRPFIEVACGALPENLLESELFGHVKGAFTSASTDKVGKFMQANGGTIFLDEIGTASPAMQVKLLRVLQELEFEQVGGSETFKVDVRVILATNEDLAEAVAEGKFRQDLYYRVNVININVPSLRERRSDIPLLAQHFLNELQEDTNRKVAGFSDDALAALESYPWPGNIRELQNAVERAVLLGKTEVITAGDLPKDIVGSPAIAIPRVGQKTLKEALEGPERQIILETLEQFAWNRNATADALGVNRTTLYKKMKKLGLEEESLSP; encoded by the coding sequence ATGTTGAATGGCTCACTGTTGGTCGTGGACGACGATCGCCAAGTTCTTGAGTCGATGACCGATTGGCTCCGCAGCGAAGGGCTGGCTGTTGACGCTGCCCGCGGTTGCGTTGAAGCGGTCGAACTTCTCAGCAAGAACGATTACGACCTGGCTCTCATCGACGTCCGCCTTCAAGACGGCAACGGGTTCGACCTGCTGGAGCAAATCCGTCGGAGTAAGCCCTCAACAAACGTCATTCTCATGACCGGCTACGGCGACGCCGACAGTGCTGTTGAAGCGGTCCGTGCTGGGGCGCTCGACTATCTGACAAAGCCCCTGATCGATGACGAGCTGCTGATGGCCCTGGAACGGGCGTTCAATCAACGGCAGGTCATGGAGGAGAACACGCAGCTCCGCAAGGAACTCGACAAGCACTTCTCGATGGGCAACATCGTCGGTCGCGATCCGCGGATGCAACGTGTATTCGAGGTGATCGAAAGCGTTGCCGACACCAAGGCGACCGTCCTCGTGACCGGAGAGAGCGGCACCGGCAAGAGCATGATCGCCCGTGCGATTCATCGCCGCAGCGACCGAGCGGGCCGCCCGTTTATCGAAGTCGCTTGTGGTGCCCTGCCAGAAAACCTGCTTGAAAGTGAACTGTTCGGCCACGTGAAAGGTGCCTTCACCAGCGCCAGCACCGACAAGGTGGGTAAGTTCATGCAAGCCAATGGGGGCACGATCTTCCTTGATGAAATCGGCACTGCTAGCCCAGCGATGCAAGTAAAACTCCTTCGCGTTCTGCAGGAGCTGGAGTTCGAGCAAGTTGGCGGTTCGGAGACCTTCAAGGTTGACGTGAGAGTGATCTTAGCGACGAACGAAGACCTGGCCGAAGCGGTTGCCGAAGGAAAATTCCGACAGGACCTTTACTACCGCGTCAACGTCATCAATATCAACGTACCGTCGCTTCGCGAGCGACGCAGCGACATTCCGCTACTCGCACAGCACTTCCTCAACGAGTTGCAAGAAGACACTAACCGCAAAGTGGCTGGCTTCAGCGACGATGCTCTCGCCGCTTTGGAGTCCTACCCCTGGCCCGGCAATATTCGCGAGCTGCAAAACGCGGTTGAGCGGGCCGTACTTCTAGGCAAGACTGAGGTCATCACTGCAGGTGACTTGCCGAAGGATATTGTGGGCTCGCCAGCGATTGCGATCCCGCGTGTTGGCCAGAAGACGCTCAAAGAAGCCCTCGAAGGTCCTGAGCGACAAATCATTCTCGAAACCCTCGAGCAGTTCGCTTGGAATCGGAACGCCACTGCTGACGCTTTGGGCGTGAATCGCACAACGCTTTACAAGAAAATGAAGAAGCTTGGGTTGGAAGAAGAGTCGCTTTCTCCCTAA
- a CDS encoding PEP-CTERM sorting domain-containing protein (PEP-CTERM proteins occur, often in large numbers, in the proteomes of bacteria that also encode an exosortase, a predicted intramembrane cysteine proteinase. The presence of a PEP-CTERM domain at a protein's C-terminus predicts cleavage within the sorting domain, followed by covalent anchoring to some some component of the (usually Gram-negative) cell surface. Many PEP-CTERM proteins exhibit an unusual sequence composition that includes large numbers of potential glycosylation sites. Expression of one such protein has been shown restore the ability of a bacterium to form floc, a type of biofilm.), with translation MSVVKRLNLALCAALTSLALALTPSSAAIRTWVGGNDPWDGDIFNWTGIDEPDPDDDAVFNTDNVVDMAMDNEIQSLDLSNSITLNTKNHFLDVNGLITLAGAGTTIRAGENNLVGLPPTSVSTYGVTVGNGATYQNAGFTSMIDPAGIGLFDIESGGTLYGNGLIRSGDGIGSPTVVFNNDGVIRPGTVTTGIVLVGGTPAARTLTLAAIDGDARIDLDGVTGGGALDITRNQTLDIDVQVDDDFDGVIDLGHNSTLDIEDAWEFAGTMNVENGFVPESGTFPFIIPAIPADVAYLQGGAITMSESTTTINVLDSDGTLQFDTAFTANDGTINNNSRIIFNDDATIGASVDFQMNGVNAGFTVGAGATVTINDDDMDFDGGGASTNEIIVEAGGFLDMNLDSFEGNDRADGFLTLNSGSMSLNVTDGSWTMERRLTLNNTNGTVPTVSGSDIQIGDDATLGISNDADVRVEGNGASRIAANVTWNSDAEVDVAAGATLAVTGFSTFNTVDPGEAALFNGPGNIFFAGGQVGEEVVLNFSGGTVGLDGGGVPIIFLNAPDFTLDAPLIINAAELDSYGRSVVFPAPDVSELTINTTSGGRLEVNLDDANDAWTVNSSGVLNVNSSGILYQTFLTGNELEMEGTMNVDGFAQTNARMAISGTVNMNDGSVSLRFSGGDLVNVNRLEGGTINGPGEISATSGRALVGNGTINASIDFDGTSQLLADDGTLTLTSAIQDVGTLGTADSDGILEVTSGWTTSDTDLVRLLGGEVRGATITNDGAGGIVGNGLVSARVVNTTNINAQNGGTLIVETALNNNDWDGATNSGQLIASTGNLELRDNAAFLFQGQVTVGSGQNVFANGFEIEFEPTATLNLTNGLYRSTNATDFGGDINVFAGGASRIQISGTAVFENGSSAMLNDDLLLDNANSVVQVGASFVGGGDLVNLPNRTLTLLDGSVVGVQVVNEGNLEIDGAGIGRADAADYVQASTGVLNIDLMDTMLGDFDRLVLNGQAELDGLLDLFLTGGFVPTLGDTFNILSATGGINGVFSAIDQPLTMPAGLEFDVNYLGNIVQLEVINSPLFTADFDNDGDVDGMDLAEWQGDYGLNADSDVEPDGDSDGLDFLEWQRQFGSGVAPAVAFNTSVPEPSTGILFLLATSSLISRRRR, from the coding sequence ATGTCTGTTGTCAAACGATTGAATCTAGCGCTGTGTGCTGCACTTACGTCGCTAGCACTCGCCTTAACGCCGTCTTCAGCCGCAATTCGCACTTGGGTAGGAGGGAATGACCCTTGGGATGGGGATATTTTCAATTGGACCGGGATCGACGAGCCCGATCCCGATGACGATGCCGTGTTCAATACCGACAATGTGGTTGACATGGCGATGGACAACGAGATCCAGTCCCTAGACCTCTCAAATAGCATCACGCTCAATACGAAGAACCACTTTCTTGACGTGAACGGACTGATCACGCTCGCCGGAGCTGGTACGACGATTCGTGCTGGTGAGAACAATCTGGTGGGTCTTCCTCCGACTTCCGTATCGACTTACGGCGTAACGGTTGGAAACGGTGCCACCTATCAAAACGCGGGCTTCACTAGCATGATTGACCCTGCCGGAATTGGTCTGTTTGACATTGAAAGTGGTGGCACACTCTATGGCAACGGACTCATTCGTAGTGGCGATGGAATTGGCTCACCAACGGTTGTCTTCAACAACGACGGAGTGATCCGTCCTGGAACGGTCACGACGGGAATCGTGCTGGTGGGCGGAACTCCAGCAGCTCGAACCTTGACGCTTGCAGCCATTGATGGCGATGCACGCATTGATCTGGATGGCGTTACAGGCGGTGGTGCGCTGGACATCACGCGGAATCAGACTCTGGACATTGATGTACAGGTTGACGACGACTTCGACGGTGTGATTGACCTTGGTCACAATTCGACGCTTGATATCGAGGATGCCTGGGAGTTCGCCGGCACAATGAATGTTGAAAACGGTTTTGTTCCCGAGTCGGGGACTTTTCCTTTCATCATTCCCGCAATTCCCGCTGACGTCGCTTACCTCCAGGGGGGAGCGATCACCATGAGCGAGTCAACCACCACGATCAACGTGCTCGACAGCGACGGTACTTTGCAGTTTGATACAGCGTTCACGGCAAATGACGGGACGATCAACAACAATAGTCGCATCATTTTCAATGACGACGCCACGATTGGAGCAAGTGTCGACTTTCAGATGAATGGCGTCAACGCTGGGTTTACCGTCGGGGCCGGTGCCACCGTCACGATCAACGACGACGACATGGATTTCGATGGTGGCGGAGCGTCAACTAACGAGATCATTGTTGAAGCGGGTGGATTCCTTGATATGAATCTTGACTCCTTTGAGGGCAACGATCGTGCTGATGGGTTTCTGACGCTTAACAGCGGTTCAATGTCGCTGAATGTGACTGATGGCTCTTGGACGATGGAGCGTCGGCTGACACTCAATAATACGAATGGCACCGTGCCGACGGTGTCTGGCAGCGATATCCAGATTGGCGACGACGCGACCCTGGGGATCTCGAATGACGCGGACGTGCGTGTTGAGGGCAACGGTGCTTCACGGATTGCCGCCAACGTCACCTGGAACTCCGATGCAGAAGTCGACGTCGCCGCAGGTGCGACGCTTGCCGTGACTGGTTTTTCAACTTTCAATACCGTAGATCCGGGAGAGGCCGCGTTGTTCAATGGCCCAGGCAACATCTTCTTTGCTGGTGGGCAGGTCGGTGAAGAAGTGGTTCTGAACTTCAGTGGTGGAACCGTCGGATTGGACGGGGGCGGAGTTCCCATTATCTTCCTGAATGCCCCCGACTTTACGCTCGACGCTCCGCTGATCATCAACGCCGCAGAATTGGACAGTTACGGGCGTTCGGTAGTTTTTCCCGCCCCGGACGTTAGCGAGCTCACGATCAACACAACATCTGGTGGCAGGCTCGAAGTCAATCTCGACGACGCCAATGATGCTTGGACCGTGAACAGTAGCGGTGTTCTTAACGTCAACAGCAGTGGAATACTTTACCAAACCTTCTTGACTGGCAACGAATTAGAAATGGAAGGAACGATGAACGTTGACGGTTTTGCGCAGACGAACGCACGGATGGCGATCAGCGGCACGGTAAATATGAACGATGGCTCGGTAAGTCTACGATTCAGCGGCGGCGACCTCGTCAACGTGAACCGACTCGAAGGCGGCACGATCAATGGTCCCGGCGAGATCTCGGCTACTTCCGGAAGAGCCCTCGTTGGAAACGGTACGATCAATGCGAGTATCGATTTCGACGGCACTAGCCAGCTACTCGCTGACGACGGCACGCTAACGCTCACCAGCGCGATTCAGGATGTGGGAACCCTCGGTACTGCCGATAGCGACGGTATCCTCGAAGTCACTTCTGGTTGGACTACCAGCGATACCGATCTCGTGAGACTCCTTGGTGGAGAAGTCCGTGGGGCGACCATTACCAATGATGGTGCAGGTGGAATCGTCGGTAACGGGCTCGTCTCCGCTCGCGTGGTCAATACGACAAACATCAACGCTCAAAACGGTGGCACACTCATCGTTGAGACTGCCTTGAATAACAACGATTGGGACGGAGCAACGAACTCTGGACAGTTGATCGCCTCCACGGGCAACCTGGAATTACGCGATAACGCGGCCTTCCTTTTCCAGGGGCAAGTTACTGTGGGATCTGGTCAAAACGTGTTCGCCAACGGCTTCGAGATCGAATTCGAGCCAACGGCTACGTTGAACCTAACCAACGGTCTGTACCGTTCGACCAACGCCACGGACTTCGGTGGTGACATCAACGTCTTCGCCGGCGGTGCTTCGCGGATTCAGATTTCCGGGACTGCCGTGTTCGAGAATGGTAGTTCGGCCATGCTCAATGACGATCTGTTGCTCGACAATGCGAACTCAGTGGTTCAGGTCGGTGCCTCTTTCGTCGGAGGTGGCGACCTAGTCAACCTGCCGAACCGAACCCTGACACTGCTCGATGGATCGGTCGTTGGAGTCCAGGTTGTTAACGAAGGCAACCTTGAGATCGACGGTGCGGGAATCGGGCGTGCTGATGCAGCAGACTACGTGCAAGCCTCAACGGGCGTTCTGAACATTGACCTGATGGATACCATGCTGGGGGACTTCGACCGTCTTGTCTTGAACGGTCAGGCCGAGTTGGACGGCTTGCTTGATCTGTTCCTCACAGGCGGTTTCGTTCCAACGTTGGGAGATACATTCAACATCCTCTCAGCAACAGGAGGCATCAACGGCGTATTCAGTGCCATCGACCAACCGCTAACGATGCCTGCAGGCTTGGAGTTCGATGTGAACTACCTCGGCAACATCGTTCAGTTGGAAGTCATCAACTCACCGCTGTTCACGGCCGACTTCGACAACGATGGCGATGTCGACGGCATGGACCTTGCCGAGTGGCAGGGTGATTACGGCCTGAATGCTGACAGCGATGTCGAGCCCGATGGGGACTCGGACGGTTTGGACTTCTTGGAGTGGCAACGCCAGTTCGGCAGTGGTGTCGCTCCGGCAGTGGCCTTCAATACGAGCGTACCCGAGCCAAGTACAGGAATACTTTTCCTGCTGGCAACGAGCAGCCTGATCTCTAGAAGGCGACGCTAG